The stretch of DNA CATGCTGGCCGGGGAAGGCTGGCCCGTCACGTTGGTGACGGTCTTCGGCGATGACGACGCCGGGCGGCAACTGCGCGACCACCTCGAGGGCGTGCGGGTAGTTTCCGGCCCCAGCGGCCACCCCACGCCGGTGAAGACCCGGGTGCGGGCCGGCTCGCAGGCGGTGGTCCGGGTGGACCAGGGGTGCGGCAAGCCACCGGTACCGGGAATATCGGCTGGCATGCTCCGGGCCGTGGAGGAAGCCGGTGCCATCATTGTGGCCGACTACGGCAGGGGCATGGCAGCCAACCCGGAGCTCCGCCACCTGCTTGCCAGGCGCACGGCGGAAGTGCCCGTTATCTGGGACCCGCATCCATCCGGGCCGGATCCGGTGCCGGGAGTCGCCGTGGTGACGCCCAACCTGGCGGAGGCCACCAAAGCCGCCGCCGCTTTCGCGAGCTCCGCTCCAGGTGACGGCGCCCCCGGCGGCCCGGCAGCCGTCGTCGGACGCATCCTGCTTGAACGCTGGCAGAGCGCCGCGGTCCTGGTGACCAAGGGGGCAGAAGGGGCAGTGCTCCTGCAGCGCGACAGCGTGTCCCCACTGGATGTTCCGGCGCCCCGGGTGGAAGCCGGGGATCCCTGCGGGGCAGGTGACCGCCTGGCGGCCGGCCTTGCAGTCCACCTCCTGGCCGGCAGCGCCCTGCCCGAAGCAGCGGAGCTGGCCGTCAACGATGCCGCCGACTTCCTGGGCGCCGGCGGCGTCGCCGCCCTGCCTGACCGGGGCTCTGGCCACGGCCTGCCCCGGGAAGGCGGCGGGTACACCCCGGCATCACCCGGTGCGCCGGCGGCACAACCCGAGGACGGCCCGACGCCGCTCCACCGTTCCGCCGAGCCGCTGCTGCTGGCCCGCGCCGTCCGCGGCAACGGTGGAACGGTGGTGGCCACCGGCGGCTGCTTCGACCTGCTGCACGCCGGCCACGTGCGCTCGCTGGCCGCCGCCCGGAAACTCGGCGACTGCCTCATCGTCTGCCTGAACTCGGACAGCTCGGTCCGGCGGCTCAAGGGCCCGGAAAGGCCCATCATCAGCCAGCAGGACAGGGCCGAATTGCTGCTGGCCATGGAGTGCGTGGACGCCGTGATGGTGTTCGACGAGGACACCCCGGAAGCTGCCCTGGACCGGCTTCGTCCCGACCTCTGGGTCAAGGGCGGGGACTACAAAGGCTCCCGGCTGCCTGAAGCGGAGCTCGTGGAGAGCTGGGGCGGCCGGTGCGTGACTGTTCCCTACCATCCGGCGCGGTCCACCACCGGGTTGGCCGATGCCCTCGCCAAGGTGGGCTGACAATCCCCAACCAGTGCCGCACCAAGCCATACAACGGCACGGCACCCAAAGATTCTGATCCCTGTTGAAAGGAACACCATGACTGCAGATGCCAACAACCCCGGACGCGTACTGGTTACCGGAGGTGCTTCCGGACTGGGGGCCGCCGTGGTCGAAGCCGTCCTGAAGGCCGGCGGGACGCCCGTGGTGCTGGACCGCGACATCAGCAGCGTGTCCGGCGTAAAGGCGTTCGAAGTGGACGTTGCCGACCGGCCGGCCGTGGAAGCGGCGGTCCGCGAGGCAGCTGACACGGTGGGCGGCCTGGACGGCGTGGTCACCGCAGCCGGCATTGACCGCTGCGGCAAGCTCGCCGACGTGGAGGCCACCGAATGGGAGAAGGTCATCGGGGTGAACCTGATGGGCACCGTCTCCGTGGTGCGCGCCGCGCTGCCCTACCTGAAGGACACCCACGGCCGCGTCATCACTGTCGCCTCCACGCTGGGCAAACGCGCCGTGGCCGATGCCACCGCCTACTGCGCCTCCAAGTTCGGAGTAGTGGGTTTCAGCCACGCCCTGGCGGCCGAAACCGGAGGCGAGATCGGCGTGACCACCATCATCCCCGGCGGCATGAAGACCAGATTCTTCGATGACCGCACCGAACAGTACAAGCCGCAGGACGATTCACGCCTGAACGATCCCGCCAACACCGCCCAGGCCATCCTGTTCGCGCTGAACCAGCCCCGGGGCTGCGAAATCCGCGAAATGCTGATCTGCCACGAGGAAGAAGGGTCCTGGCCCTAAAGCGGGCAGGAAACCCGGCACGAAATCCGGCCACAGGCCACGTCCGCACACGACGGGAGGAACCCCATGCCCACCACAGCGATCGACACAGCAGCAGGCCCGGACACGGCCGGCTCCGGCGGCATCACCATCACGGATCCCCGCACCGGCGAGGTCCTCTGGACAGTCCCGGAAGCGGCGCCGGAAGCGGTGAACCATGCCGTGGAGGTGGCCCGCCGGGCCACACCGGAATGGGCGGCCACCGCTCCCGAGGACCGCGGGGCAGCGCTCAAGGCCGCGGCCCGGGCACTGGACACCGCCGCGCAGGAGCTGGCGGGGCTCAACGCCAGCGAAACCGGACGGCCCGTGGAGGAGGCGCTGGCCGGTATTGGAGCGGCCGTTTCCACCCTTGAGCAATACGCCGAGCTGGCCCCCGTCCACCGGGGCCACAGCCTCCGCGGCAACCGGCTCGCCGCCGACTACACCGTGGCCGAGCCGCGCGGAGTCGCGGTCCTCCTGACACCGTGGAACGACCCCGTGGCCGTGGCCTGCGGCCTGATCGGCGCGGCACTGGCCACGGGCAATACCGTCATCCACAAGCCAAGTGAACGCTGCCCCCGGCTGGGCGAGGCGCTCGGCGAGGTCCTGGCGCCGGCCTTCCCGCCCGGAGTGTTCCTTACCGTTTCCGGCGGTGCCGGGGTTGGCGCCCTGTTGTCCCAGTCCGAGGTGGACGTACTGGCACACGTGGGCTCAAGCGCATCAGGTGCCCGGATTGCCCGTGCGGGAGCCCTGACCGGCGCACACGTCATTCGGGAGAACGGCGGCAACGATCCGCTCCTGGTGGACCGCGACGTCGACCCCGCCTGGGCAGCGGAGCAGGCGGCCATCGGGTCCTTCAGCAACAGCGGCCAGATCTGCACGGCAGTTGAGCGGATCTACGTCCACCGGGACATCGCGGAGGACTTCACGGCGGCACTCCGCGCAGAGGCCGCCCGCCGCAACGCCGACGGTTCGGTGGCCCCGCTGGTGGACACGCGCATGCGCGACGCGGTCCATGCACAGGTCAGTGAAGCCCTCGCGGCCGGCGCCGCCGCAGTGGAGGGCGGTGAGCTGCCGGCCGGTCCCGGATCCTTCTACCCGGCCACCGTGCTGGTTGGGTGCACCGCACGCATGCAGGTGATGACGGAGGAAACCTTCGGCCCGGTTGCCCCGGTGCAGGTAGTGGACACGTTCGACGACGGCCTGCGGCTCGCGTGCAGCGGCAAGTATGGCCTCGCGGCCACCGTCCTGAGCAGCAACATTGCCCACATCCAGCAGGCCGTGGCGGCCCTGCCGGTGGGCACGGTCAAGGTCAATGCGGTGTTCGGCGGAGCCCCCGGCGGTGCCGCCCAGCCCCGCGGCGACAGCGGAGCCGGGTTCGGCTACGGGCCTGAACTGCTGGACGAGTTCAGCCAGGTCAAGGTGGTCCACATCGCCGCGCCGCCGGCACCCCCTGCCGGACAGGGCCGGCCATGAGCCTGACCCCGGAAACTGCAGACCTTTCCACCCAGCGGGCGCTCGCCGAATGGCTGCCCGGACGGCTGGCGAAGGAGCAGCCGAGCGTCCTGGTGATCGGTGACCTCATGCTGGACGGCTGGTGGAGCGGCACCATCGAGCGGCTCTGCAGGGAGGCTCCCGCGCCGGTGGTGGACATCGCCATCCGGGACTCCTTTCCCGGCGGCGCCGCAAACACCGCCATGAACCTGGCCGCCCTGGGGGCCCGGGTCTCCGTTGCCGGCATCATCGGCACGGACGACGCCGGGGTGGACCTGCGCCGCCAACTCGAGGCGGCAGGCATCGACGTCCGGCACCTGCACTCGCACCCGGACATGGTGACCACCACCAAGATCCGGATCAGCAGCGGCGGCCAGGTGATGCTCCGGATCGATGACGCCGCCCGGA from Pseudarthrobacter chlorophenolicus A6 encodes:
- a CDS encoding aldehyde dehydrogenase family protein codes for the protein MPTTAIDTAAGPDTAGSGGITITDPRTGEVLWTVPEAAPEAVNHAVEVARRATPEWAATAPEDRGAALKAAARALDTAAQELAGLNASETGRPVEEALAGIGAAVSTLEQYAELAPVHRGHSLRGNRLAADYTVAEPRGVAVLLTPWNDPVAVACGLIGAALATGNTVIHKPSERCPRLGEALGEVLAPAFPPGVFLTVSGGAGVGALLSQSEVDVLAHVGSSASGARIARAGALTGAHVIRENGGNDPLLVDRDVDPAWAAEQAAIGSFSNSGQICTAVERIYVHRDIAEDFTAALRAEAARRNADGSVAPLVDTRMRDAVHAQVSEALAAGAAAVEGGELPAGPGSFYPATVLVGCTARMQVMTEETFGPVAPVQVVDTFDDGLRLACSGKYGLAATVLSSNIAHIQQAVAALPVGTVKVNAVFGGAPGGAAQPRGDSGAGFGYGPELLDEFSQVKVVHIAAPPAPPAGQGRP
- a CDS encoding PfkB family carbohydrate kinase — encoded protein: MRIVVVGDVMLDVDLSGEATRLSPDAPVPVVDVYGIRSRAGGAGLVARMLAGEGWPVTLVTVFGDDDAGRQLRDHLEGVRVVSGPSGHPTPVKTRVRAGSQAVVRVDQGCGKPPVPGISAGMLRAVEEAGAIIVADYGRGMAANPELRHLLARRTAEVPVIWDPHPSGPDPVPGVAVVTPNLAEATKAAAAFASSAPGDGAPGGPAAVVGRILLERWQSAAVLVTKGAEGAVLLQRDSVSPLDVPAPRVEAGDPCGAGDRLAAGLAVHLLAGSALPEAAELAVNDAADFLGAGGVAALPDRGSGHGLPREGGGYTPASPGAPAAQPEDGPTPLHRSAEPLLLARAVRGNGGTVVATGGCFDLLHAGHVRSLAAARKLGDCLIVCLNSDSSVRRLKGPERPIISQQDRAELLLAMECVDAVMVFDEDTPEAALDRLRPDLWVKGGDYKGSRLPEAELVESWGGRCVTVPYHPARSTTGLADALAKVG
- a CDS encoding SDR family oxidoreductase translates to MTADANNPGRVLVTGGASGLGAAVVEAVLKAGGTPVVLDRDISSVSGVKAFEVDVADRPAVEAAVREAADTVGGLDGVVTAAGIDRCGKLADVEATEWEKVIGVNLMGTVSVVRAALPYLKDTHGRVITVASTLGKRAVADATAYCASKFGVVGFSHALAAETGGEIGVTTIIPGGMKTRFFDDRTEQYKPQDDSRLNDPANTAQAILFALNQPRGCEIREMLICHEEEGSWP